Below is a genomic region from Verrucomicrobiota bacterium.
CCACCAGTTGGCCGACCGCCTCCATTTTCTGCGCGTGGCGCAACTGGCCTTCCAACTGAAGCCGGTCCGTGATGTCGTAACTGATGCCGATCAAATGCGGCTCGGTCCCCAGGTTGATGATTTCGAAAGAGGCCAGGACTTGCCGCAGTTCGCCGTTCTTCGTCCGCACGCCCACTTCCATGTCTCGGACGGATTTCTCCGTCAAAACGCGGTTCACCATGACGGAGCGATCGGCGGGGTTCGCCCAGACGCTTAATTCCAGCGAAGTTCGGCCAATGACTTCCTCGCGGCGGTAACCCAGCAGGCGCAGGAAACCGTCGTTCACATCCACATAGCGGCCTTCCTTCAGAGTGCAAAGGTTGATCGGGAACGGACTCAAACGAAAGGCTTTCGAAAAACGCTCTTCGGATTCGCCCAGGGCCGCGGCTGCTTGAATCCGGTCCATGGCTCCGGCGCACAAATCCGCCAGCGATTGGAGGATCGCCAGCGCTTCGCGATCGTAGGCGTTCGGTTGGTAGCTCTGGATGGAGAGGACCCCGACCACTTTCAGCCGATGCCGAATCGGCACGAACATGAGCGAACGCCATCGTCCGCGCTTCGGCGCGCCGGCGTTCGCTGATGTCGCGCAGAAACACGGTCAAATCCGAAGCGCCCGTCGAATCCAGACGTGTGACCGCCAGTTCGGCCGGGAACTCCGTCTGATCTAACCGGCGCGCGGCGACCTCCATCCTCACGCCCAAGGGAAGCGCCTCACCGCCCGGAAACACATGGTAAGTTTCCTTGGTTTCAGAACCATGCACGCGGCCCATGAACTGTTGGGAATCCCCCTCACCCGTCCTGCGGACACCCTCTCCCCCACCGGGGGAGAGCGACGGGGTGAGGGGGTTCCGTTCATGGAAAGTTTCCTGGTCCTCGCAGGCCTTCTCACCGTCCATGAACTCATCGCCGATAGGGCGAGTTCGTCCCGGCGAGCCGCTCGCCGGACTTGGAGCACGTTCGGTTCGGCTCGCTGGGGACAGGCTCGCCCTACCTTGAGGTTCAGGGCAAGAGTCCTGAGAAGTGCGTTCCCGCGAAGGTCTGCGAATGCCGCCCAGAGCCAGCAACGCGGTGAGCGGCCTTCCCAGAACCTGGTCTCGAGAATAGCCGAAGGTTTTCTCTGAGGCCGGGTTAAACTCGACGATGCGGCCGTCCGGGTCGATCGTGATAATGCAGTCCAGCGCGGATTCCAGGATCGCTTTTTTCCGCTCCTCGCTTTGCTGGAGAATGCGTTGAGCGCGCTTTCGCTCCGTCACGTCGCGGGCAAACCCCTGGACGCCGACGACTTTTCCGTTTTCGAGAATGGGCCGGGAACTGATTTCCACGGTGACCCTCCTTCCGCGTTTGGTTATGAGATCCAGTTCATAAACAGTGACCGGGTCGCCCCGAATCTTGCGGGCGGTCATCTCGCGAGCCAGCGCCACCTGATCCGGAGCGACCAGTTGCGAGATGTTGATGCGGACGGCTTCCTCGGGCGAGTAACCGGTGATCCGTTCTCCCGCGGGATTGAACGACGTGATGTTGCCCTGGAGGCCGTGCGTGTAAACGATGTCCGTGGCATTGTCCACCAGGTCGCGGTAGCGCCGTTCGAGCGAAGTCTTGTGCTCCAGACGATCGCGGAGCTGCTGCGTCTGGCGGCCCACACGCTTTCTCAGCACGATGGCGCATCCGATTGCGGCGAGACCCAGCGCACCCAGCACGCCGAGTGAGATCAGCAAAGCGGTCCAGCCGTCGTTGGCATAAGTCACGACGCCGTGGAGCCGGACTCGATATCCTCGTCCTCCTGGTTCCCCGCCGATTCCAGCGGCGAACTTCTTGGGTGTCTGGTCACCTTCCCCCTCACCCCAGCCCTCTCCCTTGGCGAGAGAATTCTCCGAAGAAGTTTCGCGCATTGAACCCCTGAACTGATTTCTTAACCGCGGATTTCGCGGATTTCGCGGATGGGAAAGGGTTTTATCCGCGCCATCCGCGTTATCCGCGGTTGAACCAGGTTCGTGGGGAGGGAGCGCTGACCGCTGCATTCCGAGAAGTCGAGCGACGAGGGTTTCTCCCAGCGCGGCATGCCGATTCCCCCCTCCCTGAGGGAGAGGGACAGGGCGAGGGGGAAGGAGATGTTCGAAATCCAGGACGTAACCACTGACACTGGCGATGAACCGTCCTGCTTCGGCGGCCGAAAGTTCGAGGACTTGCATCGCCGTCGTCAACGCTAGTACTGAGACGAAGTATTCTCGATACATGCGTTGCGCCGCTTTTGGCCTGGGGCGAGGCGCGGGCGCGGGAGCATCCCCGAAGCGAGCTGTAGAGCTTGTCCCAAAAAGTAAACTTTGTCCTAAACTTTGTCGCAGCCTTTGTCCAACAGGCCTGTTTTGCTCAAAAATCCAACAAAGTTCGCGACAAAGTTTGCGACAAAGGCACGAAAAGAGTTCTTGCACCACGGATTTCGCGGATTTCGCGGATGGAGAAGCGCTCTTATCCGTGCTATCCGTGTAATCCGTGGTTGAATCAGGTTCGTGGGGAGCCACGGTCAATGAAGCGCGCATTGGAACCATGAACTGGTAGGGACGCGTTCCACCGCGTTCCTGATTAAACCTGGGGGTAAACGACTGCCAGAACGGTGACGGTGGGACGACCGAGGCATCGGGTCGCTCCATCGTCACTCCTCGATTCACTTGACGCCGCAAGGATTGGTCAGGGACCGAGTGGAATCCGTCCCTACCAAGTGCATGGGAAGCTTCCATAGCCTTCGAGCCATGCGCACGGCCCTTGAACCTGGTGTGCGGAGCGCCGGTCTCCGATCCGGCGCGTTTCGGCGACACTCGGTCCTCGCGCCGAATCGGAGTTCGGCGCTCCGGTTCCCGGGAAAGGGGCAACTTCATTCAGCTTCCCCCCAAACGCACCGGCCCATCCAGACAGCAACGGACGGCCCGCGCCAGGGTTGACGGTTGATACGGTTTGGGCAGCAACGCGACGCCTTCGCTCAACACAAAATCCCGGCCCAATCGCGTCCATGCTGTACCCGCTCGTGTAAATCACGGGCAAGTGGTCCTTGTCGCGGCGCAAGCGCTCGGCCAGTTCGCGTCCGTTGATTCCTTCGGGCATGACCATGTCCGTGAGCAGCAGATCGATCTCGCCCGCATGGAGTTCCCAGAGGCTCAAGGCCTCCTGGCCCGTTCGAGCTTCAAATACGCGGTAGCCGCACCGGCGCAGCACCTGCAACGCCAGCCGGCGTAAAGCGGGATCGTCCTCAGCCACCAAAATCGTCTCGTGGCCTCCGGCCACTGTTCTTTGCGCTTCCTTCTCGGCCAAATCTTCGGCGATGGCATCGTCGTGGGCCGGGAAAAACACCTGGAAAGTGGATCCTTTCCGGACGGTGCTGGCCACCTCGATCCAGCCCCGATGCTGTTTGACGAGGCCGTACACCATGGACAATCCCAGACCCGTTCCCTTCCCGACTTCTTTGGTTGTGAAAAACGGCTCGAATATCTTGCTCAGAGTTTTGGCGTCCATGCCACAGCCGGTGTCGGCGACGCTGAGACAAACGAAGCGGCCGGCGCGGGCTTCGGCGTTCCGGAAGGCCGCGCTGGCGTCAAGCGTCACGGCAGAAGCGGCAAGGGTCAACCGGCCTCCTTGGGGCATGGCGTCCCGCGCATTGACCGCCAGGTTGAGGATAATTTGCTCCACCATTCCGACGTCGGCGCAGATGGCGGGAAGCACGGAGGGATAGCGGCTTTCCAGCACGATGTTCTCGCCCAGCAACCGTTGGAGCATTTTGGAAATGCCCGCGATAATCTGGGCCAGGTCGCATTCCAATCGCCCATTGCGTTCCACCAGAGAACGAACGGCTCCCGCGACCTCCACTCTCAGGCTGTCGTAGTTCCCGGTGAGCAGTTCGGGAATTGCTCTCCGGCTGGCCGCAGGGCCGCAGGCATGGGGCCAGGGCCTAAATCTTCCAGGATCCCTTGATCGACGAACGGCCAGTACTTGCCCGGTTCGGCCACGCCCTCCAGCGCCACTCTCCGGCCTGCTTCAGGAAAGATCTGGTTCGGCCGCGGCACGACGCCCACGCCGCCCGTTTGGTCTTGAAGCACCAGGAATGGCGCGAACCCGTTGTCCGGGTCGCTATAGGTCACGATCCCTTCGATCCGGACTGGCAATCGTTGCGCAGCCTGGTCTGGCGTGAGCTGACGGATCTGTTCCGTGCGGGTCAAAGGCGGCGGTTGGATCGTGGCAGATCGGTTCGATGCCTGAAAAGCCAGCGCGGCGATGCAGAACGCCCAGACCGGAATTCTGATTTGGTCTGATGTCACCGTGCTGTTCGCGGCCTTGTCAGTATTGAAATCCATCCGTTCCAGGCAGCGTTCTGACCCACCCCATCGCGATTACCGCACTAGGCCAACCACGCCCAGGTGTATCTCAAGGCGGGACCAAATCATGAGCCCACGGACGACGGACCAATGGCCGCTCTCGAAATTACGATGCGAACGAGTTCAACGCTTCCTCACGTCACTATACCCCCCGCTGGCCACGGTCAAGCGAAGCTTTTTGTACGTTTTTGTACGGATTTCACGGATCGAGAAGCGATCTTATCCGTGTGATCCGTGTAATCTGTGGTACTCCTGCCGAGCCTGTCCGTCTCAGAGTTCGATTAATTTAATTTGACTCGCGAGGATGCCCCACCTCAACTGAGGGAACACAGCTTTTTCCTGGTTTCAACGGGCGAGCTGCATGTAGTCCCGGCTTTAGCCGGTTTTAACCAGCCGACGGGTGAAAACCGGCTAAAGCCGGCTAAAGCCGGGACCACAAGCAGCTCGTGGGGTGAGCCTGCCGCCAAAATCAGAATTGCTGCTCCGCGAGGCTTGGCTATGGTCCACTCAAAAGCTGATGGCTGAACTTCATACCCTGGGTTTGATCGCGGGCAATCGCTCGCTCCCCATGATTTTCGCCCGGCACGCCCGAGAATTGGGCGCCAGGCGGCTCGTGGCCGTCGCTTTCGACGGTGAAACCGATCCGGCGCTGGCGTCGTTGGTGGACGACATCGTCTGGCTCAAAGTCGGGCAACTGGGCAAATTGATCGAAACGTTCAAACGGCAAGGCGTCAGTCGCTGCGTCATGCTCGGGCAAATCGCGCCCAAGAGTCTTTTCGATATTCGGCCTGACTTCCGCGCGATGGCCATGTTGTTCAAACTTAAAGAAAAGAATGCGCATACGATTTTTGGCGCCATTGCGGATGAACTGAAAAAGGAAGGCATCGAACTGATCGAACCGACGCCGTGGCTCGCGCCGGTGATGCCGAAGGCGGGCTTCCGCCTCGGACCTGATCTCGCGCCCGCGCACCGCTCCGACCTGGAGTTCGGTTTTCGCATCGCCAAGGAAATCTCCCGGCTCGAGATCGGCCAGACCGTCGTCGTCAAAAACGGAACGGTCCTGGCAGTCGAAGGCTTTGAAGGAACCGACGCCTGCCTCAAGCGCGGCGGCGAACTGGCCGGTCAGGAGGGTGGTGCCGTGGCGGTTAAGGTGGCGAAGGAAAAGCACGACCTGCGCTTCGACATTCCCTGCGTCGGTCCGCAGACCATCGAAGTCTGCGCCGCGGCGAGAATCTGTGTCCTGGGCGTCGAAGCCGGCAAAACTCTGCTCCTGGAACGGGAGCGACTGGAAGAACAGATCCGGGACCTTCGCATCACACTGACCGCCCTCGCCCGGGTTTCAGCTTAGCCGGAGCGATTTCAGGCGAGATTGGGGAGCGCAGAGTATGTGTTTAGCGTTGGTAGGACGGATTCCACTCCGTCCCTGATTAATCCTGAAGGCGTCCCTTGAACGGAGAGACGGACGATGGAAAAACCAGGAGCCTCCGTTGGCCCATCGTCTCCTCCCGGGCGGCAGTCTGCCTCGATGTCTGATTTGGGACTGAGTGGAATCCGTCCCTACCCACGCTAAACACATACGACGCCGAGCACAGAACGCGGGACGCGCGCTCCCCATCGACGAAACAGAGATAACAGAGATTGAAAACCGATTTAACGATCTAACCCATTTAACCCATTTAACCCATTTAACGCTCTGACGCTTTAACGACTGCGTGTGGGCTACAGGCGCCCGAAGCGGCGGTGGCGCCGCGCGTATTCCTCCAACGCTTCAAAGAATTGCGCCCGCCGAAAATCCGGCCAAAACGTCGGCGTCACGACAAATTCCGCATACGAAGTTTGCCACAATAAGAAATTGCTCAGCCGCATCTCTCCGCTCGTGCGGATGAGGAGATCGGGGTCCGGAAAATGGCGCGTGTAGAGATGCTGCGCGACGGTTTGCTCGTCGATCTCGGCTGGCTCGATCGCTCCCTCCTTGACGCGCGTCGCGATACTGCGCAGAGCTTCGACCATTTCCGTCCGGCTCCCGTAGCTTAAGGCCAGGATGAGGGTGAGGCCGTTGTTGTGCGCGAGCGCGGTTCGGGTTTTCTGCAATTGCTCCTGGACGAATTCCGGCAGCCGGTAAATCTGGCCGATCACTTCCAGCCGCACATTGCTGCGGTTCAGTTCCGCGATTTCGGTTTTCAGAAATCGCGCCAGATACCGCATCAGCGTATCGACCTCGTCCTTGGGCCGGCTCCAGTTCTCCACGGAAAACGCGTACAACGTCAGGTATTTGATTCCCGCTTCGCCGGCGGCGCGGACCACGGCGCGCACCGATTCCACCCCGTTACGGTGGCCTTCCACGCGCGGCAGGTGCCGTTGCTTGGCCCAGCGCCCGTTGCCGTCCATGATAATTGCGACGTGCGCCGGCAGCACCGCTTTGGCCTGTTCGCTCAAATGTGGGGCTGGCGTGGTCATCGTTAAAACGTTACATCGTTAGTTACATCGTTAAATGGGTTAAATGAGTTAAAGGGTGGAAGGGAGGCCTTGATCGCAGGTTGCGAGCAGTTTCAGCAACTGCGGGACAGAGAGTGTTGCAGAGAACTTCGCGGAGCCACACTGCTCCGCCATTGAATTTAACCATTCAACCCATTTAACCCGCTGCACGCTGTAACGACTGGCTCTCAACTCTCACACGAAGATGGTCTGCTCCCGCGACGGGCCGACCGAGGCGATGCCCAGTTTCGCGCCGGTCAATTCCGCAATCGCCTTAAGATAGCTGCGCGCCCTTACGGGAAGGTCGCGCCAGTCGCGCGCGTGCGTGGTCGGCGTTTTCCACCCGGGAAACTCTCGGTAAATCGGGACGCACTTCGAGAACACCTCGATATCGTTCGGAACGTAATCCAGCCGCGCGGAACCGCACCGATAACCTTCGCACACCTGGATCCTTTCCAGGCTGTCCAGTCCATCCACGTTGGTGACGGCCAGTTCGTCGATCCCGTTGACCATCGTGGCGTGCCGCGTGGCCACGGCATCGAACCACCCGCAGCGCCGGGCCCGGCCTGTCGTCGCGCCAAATTCCCGGCCCATGGCGTGCAGAAGGTCCGCGATTTCGGCGTTCTCCGTCGGCAGCGGCCCTTCCCCAACGCGTGTCGTGTAAGCTTTCATCACGCCGACGACCCGGTCCATCCGGTTCGGCGGGACCCCCGAACCGGTGCACGCGCCGCCTGCCGTCGTATTGGACGACGTGACGAACGGGTAGGTGCCGTGATCGATGTCGAGAAAAGTCCCTTGCGCGCCTTCGAAGAGGATATTCGCCTTCCGCCGGGCGGCCTCGTGCAGTCGGACCACCGTGTTCGCGACGAAGGGCCGAAGCCGGTCCCCCACCGCTCGATACGCCGCATGGACTTTCTTGAACGAAAGCGGGACCGCGCCGAACGCCTTGAGGATTTCGTTGTTCTCCTTGATCTTTTGCTTGAGGAGCAATTCAAAGCGCGGCGGGTTGATCAAGTCGATCATCCGCAAACCGGTGCGCGCGGCTTTGTCGCCGTAGGCCGGACCGATGCCGCGTTTGGTGGTGCCGATCTTGTTCTTGCCTTTGAGGATTTCGCGCTGCGCATCGAGTTCGCGGTGGTAAGGAAAAACCACGTGCGCCGTCTCGCTGATCAGGAGGTTGCCATCGACTTTGATCCCCAGCTTCGCCAGCCCGTTGATTTCATCCACCAGACTGACGGGGTCCACGACCACGCCGTTGCCGATCACGCAAAGTTTGCCGGCGCGGAGAATCCCGGAGGGCACCAGGTGCAGGACGTATTTCTTGGTGCCGATGAAAACGGTATGGCCCGCGTTGTTGCCTCCCTGGGTTCGCACCACGACGTCTGCGCCTTCGGTCAGGACATCGATGATTTTGCCTTTGCCTTCGTCGCCCCACTGGGCGCCGACCAGAATCGTATTCGCCATAATGTTGTTGAACAGCGCTTGCTCTCAATAAAAAACCCCGAAACGTAAATTCGGGGCTGAAGCTCGGTATTTACAGCCAGAAGTTAGAGACGGGCATGCTACCTGTCAACGCCGATTCGGTTGGTCGGAAATGGGGCGTACGGCGCACGCGCCCTCGCGCGCTCCGACTGGCGCCGTACGTGTTTAGCGTGGTAGGGACGGATTCCACTTCGTCCCAACTCAAGCCTTGAGACAGATCGCCACCCAGGAAGAGACGATGGACCAACGGAGGCTTCTGGTGTTTCCGTTGACCGCCTCTCCCTTCAAGAGACGCCTCAAGGATTAGTCAGGGACGGAGTGGAATCCGTCCCTACCAGCGCTAAACAGATACCTGGCGCCTCGCCTGGGCACGCGTTTCGATTTGTCCGCATGGGTCGTCATGCCGAATCACGTCCATGTTGTCGTGCGTCCGCACCCCGGATGAACGCTCAATAAGATTCTGCAAAGTTGGAAAGGCTTTACGGCGCGGGAAGCGAATCACCTTTTGAATCGGACGGGCACACGCTTCTGGCAAGTCGAGTCTTACGATCACTTGATCCGCGACGACGAAGATTTGTATCGCTGTTGCCACTACACCACAATGAATCCCGTAACCGCAGGGCTTTGTTCCAGGCCCGAAGATTGGCTCTTGAGCAGTGGGCATCGCGGCCGGTGCACGTAGAGCAGGCTTTCCAGCCTGCTGGTTCGGGCGACTTTCCAGTCGCCCGTCGCTGACTGCGGGCTGGAAAGCCCGCAGGACCCGCAGCCTGAAAAGGCTGCGCTACTCAGCGCCGGAATTTCCTGCTTGCTCGTTTGCGACGGCTCGCGCACAAACATGTGCATGGAGGTTAATGATTCCGAATCTGGGCAAGACAATCTGCGGGCCGGTTTTCACTCGCGCGGGGTATTGCCGCACCTGAAGCGGGAAAGCACTTCCTATTTTGTGACCTTCCGGCTTGCTGGCACACTGCCGAGGGAAGTCCTTCTGAAGTTCAAAGCGGAACGGGAAGCCATTATTCAGAACGCGCGGTCGGCTAAGCGTCCGCTCACGTGGCTTGAACAAGAAGAGTTGTTTCGCTGGTACTCATCGCGAGTGGATAAGTATCTTGATGCAGGCCAGGGCGATTGTTGGTTGATGCGAAGCGAAATCGGCGAACTGATGGCTGGTGCGCTCACGTTTCACCTGGGCACGCGTTTCGATTTGTCGGCCTGGGTCGTGATGCCGAATCACGTCCATGTTGTCGTGCGTCCGCACCCCGGATGGACGCTCAGTAAGATTCTGCAAAGTTGGAAAGGCTTTACGGCGCGGGAAGCGAATCACCTTTTGAATCGGACGGGCACACGCTTCTGGCAAGTCGAGTCTTACGATCACTTGATCCGCGACGACGAAGATCTGTATCGCTGTTGCCACTACACCACAATGAATCCCGTAACCGCAGGGCTTTGTTCCAGGCCCGAAGATTGGCTCTTGAGCAGTGCGCATCGCGGCCGGTGCACGTAGAGCAGGCTTTCCAGCCTGCTGGTTCGGGCGACTTTCCAGTCGCCCGTCGCTGACTGCGGGCTGGAAAGCCCGCAGGACCCGCAGCCTGAAAAGGCTGCGCTACAGTTTCAACCTCCTGTTAAATTGAGACAAACTCCGTAGCCGGCGGCGGCAAGGCGCGTTTGATCTCGGATAATCGATAACCGAAGCCCGGCCCTGAGATCGTGGCCCAATCGATTTGCCCATTGCGGCGCTGGTAAATTCCCGGATGCACCTCGGCCTCCGGCTTCGACGCTTCGGGATAGAACTGCATCGCGTTCGTTTCCACGCCCATGATCGTGCCGGCGTGCG
It encodes:
- a CDS encoding response regulator, with translation MECDLAQIIAGISKMLQRLLGENIVLESRYPSVLPAICADVGMVEQIILNLAVNARDAMPQGGRLTLAASAVTLDASAAFRNAEARAGRFVCLSVADTGCGMDAKTLSKIFEPFFTTKEVGKGTGLGLSMVYGLVKQHRGWIEVASTVRKGSTFQVFFPAHDDAIAEDLAEKEAQRTVAGGHETILVAEDDPALRRLALQVLRRCGYRVFEARTGQEALSLWELHAGEIDLLLTDMVMPEGINGRELAERLRRDKDHLPVIYTSGYSMDAIGPGFCVERRRRVAAQTVSTVNPGAGRPLLSGWAGAFGGKLNEVAPFPGTGAPNSDSARGPSVAETRRIGDRRSAHQVQGPCAWLEGYGSFPCTW
- a CDS encoding LpxI family protein, coding for MAELHTLGLIAGNRSLPMIFARHARELGARRLVAVAFDGETDPALASLVDDIVWLKVGQLGKLIETFKRQGVSRCVMLGQIAPKSLFDIRPDFRAMAMLFKLKEKNAHTIFGAIADELKKEGIELIEPTPWLAPVMPKAGFRLGPDLAPAHRSDLEFGFRIAKEISRLEIGQTVVVKNGTVLAVEGFEGTDACLKRGGELAGQEGGAVAVKVAKEKHDLRFDIPCVGPQTIEVCAAARICVLGVEAGKTLLLERERLEEQIRDLRITLTALARVSA
- a CDS encoding isoprenyl transferase; translation: MTTPAPHLSEQAKAVLPAHVAIIMDGNGRWAKQRHLPRVEGHRNGVESVRAVVRAAGEAGIKYLTLYAFSVENWSRPKDEVDTLMRYLARFLKTEIAELNRSNVRLEVIGQIYRLPEFVQEQLQKTRTALAHNNGLTLILALSYGSRTEMVEALRSIATRVKEGAIEPAEIDEQTVAQHLYTRHFPDPDLLIRTSGEMRLSNFLLWQTSYAEFVVTPTFWPDFRRAQFFEALEEYARRHRRFGRL
- a CDS encoding adenylosuccinate synthase, giving the protein MANTILVGAQWGDEGKGKIIDVLTEGADVVVRTQGGNNAGHTVFIGTKKYVLHLVPSGILRAGKLCVIGNGVVVDPVSLVDEINGLAKLGIKVDGNLLISETAHVVFPYHRELDAQREILKGKNKIGTTKRGIGPAYGDKAARTGLRMIDLINPPRFELLLKQKIKENNEILKAFGAVPLSFKKVHAAYRAVGDRLRPFVANTVVRLHEAARRKANILFEGAQGTFLDIDHGTYPFVTSSNTTAGGACTGSGVPPNRMDRVVGVMKAYTTRVGEGPLPTENAEIADLLHAMGREFGATTGRARRCGWFDAVATRHATMVNGIDELAVTNVDGLDSLERIQVCEGYRCGSARLDYVPNDIEVFSKCVPIYREFPGWKTPTTHARDWRDLPVRARSYLKAIAELTGAKLGIASVGPSREQTIFV
- a CDS encoding transposase; this encodes MCMEVNDSESGQDNLRAGFHSRGVLPHLKRESTSYFVTFRLAGTLPREVLLKFKAEREAIIQNARSAKRPLTWLEQEELFRWYSSRVDKYLDAGQGDCWLMRSEIGELMAGALTFHLGTRFDLSAWVVMPNHVHVVVRPHPGWTLSKILQSWKGFTAREANHLLNRTGTRFWQVESYDHLIRDDEDLYRCCHYTTMNPVTAGLCSRPEDWLLSSAHRGRCT